From Bombina bombina isolate aBomBom1 chromosome 1, aBomBom1.pri, whole genome shotgun sequence:
acgcagtatcagacatggcccttgcattatcagcgcactctgttctcaccccagagtgatcacgtttacctcttagttctggtagtttagccaaaacttcagtcataacagtagccatatcttgtaatgtgatttgtaatggccgcccagatgtactcggcgctacaatatcacgcacctcctgagcgggagatgcaggtactgacacgtgaggcgagttagtcggcataactctcccctcgttgtttggtgaaatatgttcaatttgtacagattgactgttttttaaaatagcatcaatacatttagtacataaatttctattgggctccactttggcattaacacatatagcacagagatattcctctgaatcagacatgtttaacacactagcaaataaacagcaacttggaaatactttacaaagtaatttacaaataatatgaaaacgaactgtgcctttaagaagcacagaaaaatattataacagttaaaataattaagttatagcatcaatctttgtcagaatatacagttttagcaaaggattgttcccctcagcaaatgataactaacccaggcagcagaaaaaaaaaaatacacaaataaacgtttttttttttttttttttttttatcacagtcaatacaatcagcacagctctgctgtaatgattacttccctcaaaaaaggctttggagatccctgaactctgtagagatgaaccggatcatgcaggaagaaaatgaatctctgactgagttttttctgatgcatagtgaaagcaccaaaatggcccctccccacacacataacagtgagagggatcattgaactgctctaatttaaatcaaaactattgccaagtggaaaaaaagtgcccaaaacattttttcacccagtacctcagagaaaaaaacgtttttacatgccagcaaaaaaacgttttacctcaataattaattgtcatttaaaacctattgcaagtccctgcaaattaggttaagtctatgtatacagtctaaaaaccagagaagtataaaatatacatacatgacagcctgatatcagctacatctactgcattcaaggctgggtttacattataacggtatggcaggattttctcatcaattccatgtcagaaaataataagctgctacatacctctttgcagattaatctgcctgctgtcccctgatctgaagtttgcctctcctcagatggccgagaaacagcaatatgatcttaactactccggctaaaatcatagaaaaaaactcaggtagattcttcttcaaattctaccagagaaggaataacacactccggtgctattataaaacaacaaacttttgattgaagatataaaaactaaatatatcaccatagtcctctcacacatcctatctagtcgttgggtgcaagagaatgactgggggtgacgtagaggggaggagctatatagcaactctgctgggtgaatcctcttgcacttcctgtaggggagcagttaatatcccacaagtaatgatgacccgtggactgatcacacttaacagaagaaaagaaatcaagctgagacaactgccttaaggactttcctaccaaagactgcctcagaagaagcaaaacatcaaaatggtaaaattttgtaaaagaatgcaaagaagaccaagtagctgccttgcaaatttggtcaactgaagcctcattcttgaaagcccaagaagtggcaactgatcttgtagaaggAGCAGTAATCCGTTTTGGCAGAGGCTAACCTGCCTcgaagtaagccttatgaatcaaaagtttcaaccaagaggccaaagaaacagcagaaaaacagaatttatgcttacctgataaattactttctccaacggtgtgtccggtccacggcgtcatccttacttgtgggatattctcttccccaacaggaaatggcaaagagtcccagcaaagctggtcacatgatccctcctaggctccgcccaccccagtcattcgaccgacggacaggaggaaatatatataggagaaaccatatgataccgtggtgactgtagttagagaaaataattcatcagacctgattaaaaaaccagggcgggccgtggaccggacacaccgttggagaaagtaatttatcaggtaagcataaattctgttttctccaacattggtgtgtccggtccacggcgtcatccttacttgtgggaaccaataccaaagctttaggacacggatgaagggagggagcaaatcaggtcacctaaatggaaggcaccacggcttgcaaaacctttctcccaaaaatagcctccgaagaagcaaaagtatcaaatttgtaaaatttggcaaaagtgtgcagtgaagaccaagtcgctgccttacatatctggtcaacagaagcctctttcttgaaggcccatgtggaagccacagccctagtggagtgagctgtgattctttcaggaggctgccgtccggcagtctcataagccaatcggataatgcttttaagccaaaaggaaagagaggtagaagtcgctttttgacctctccttttaccagaataaacaacaaacaaggaagatgtttgtctgaaatctttagtagcctctaaatagaattttagagcacggactacgtccaaattgtgtaacaaacgttccttctttgaaactggattcggacacaaagaaggtacaactatctcctggttaatatttttgttggaaacaactttcggaagaaaaccaggcttagtacgcaaaaccaccttatctgcatggaacaccagatagggcggagaacactgcagagcagataactctgaaactcttctagcagaagaaattgcaaccaaaaacaaaactttccaagataataacttaatatctacggaatgtaagggttcaaacggaacctcttgaagaactgaaagaactagatttagactccagggaggagtcaaaggtctgtaaacaggcttgatcctaaccagagcctgaacaaatgcttgaacatctggcacagctgccagtcttttgtgaagtaaaacagataaagcagagatctgtcccttcagagaacttgcagataatcctttctccaaaccttcttgtagaaaggatagaatcttaggaatttttatcttgttccatgggaatcctttagattcacaccaacagatatattttttccatattttatggtaaatttttctagttacaggctttctagcctgaatcagagtatctattacagaatctgaaaacccacgctttgataaaatcaagcgttcaatctccaagccgtcagttggagggaaaccagattcggatgttcgaatggaccctgaacaagaaggtcctgtctcaaaggtagcttccatggtggagccgatgacatattcaccaggtctgcataccaagtcctgcgtggccacgcaggagctatcaagatcaccgaggccctctcctgattgatcctggctaccagcctggggatgagaggaaacggtgggaatacataagctaggttgaaggtccaaggtgctactagtgcatctactagggtcgccttgggatccctggatctggacccgtagcaaggaaccttgaagttctgacgagacgccatcagatccatgtctggaatgccacataattgagttatttgggcaaagatttccggatggagttcccactcccccggatggaatgtctgacgactcagaaaatccgcttcccaattttccactcctgggatgtggatcgcagacaagtggcaggagtgatcctccgcccattgaattatcttggtcacttctttcatcgacagggaagtccttgttcccccctgatgattgatatatgcaacggtcgtcatgttgtctgactgaaaccttatgaatttggcctttgctagttgaggccaagctctgagagcattgaatatcactctcagttccagaatgtttatcgggagaagagactcttcccgagaccatagaccctgagctttcagggattcccagaccgcgccccagcccactaggctggcgtcggtcgtgacaatgacccactctggtctgcggaagctcattccctgtgacagattgtccagggtcagccaccaacggagtgaatctctggtcttttgatctacttgaatcgtcggaaacaagtctgtataatccccattccactgtctgagcatgcacagttgtaatggtcttagatgaattcgtgcaaaaggaactatgtccattgttgcaaccatcaatcctattacttccatgcactgcgctatggaaggacgaggaacagaatgaagtacttgacaagagcttagaagttttgattttctgacctctgtcagaaaaatcctcatttctaaggaatctattattgttcccaagaagggaactcttgttgacggggacagagaacttttttctttgttcaccttccatccgtgagatctgagaaaggctaggacgatgtccgtatgagcctttgcttttgacagggacgacgcttgaatcaggatgtcgtccaagtaaggtactactgcaatgccccttggtcttagaaccgctagaagggaccctagtacctttgtgaaaatccttggagcagtggctaatccaaatggaagtgccacaaactggtaatgcttgtccagaaaagcgaaccttaggaactgatgatgttccttgtggataggaatatgtaggtacgcatcctttaaatccacggtagtcataaattgattttcctggatagtaggtaggatcgttcgaatagtttccattttgaacgatggtaccctgagaaatttgtttaggatctttagatccaaaattggtctgaatgttccctcttttttgggaactatgaacagattggaataaaatcccattccttgttctcttattggaactggatgtatcactcccatctttaacaggtcttctacacaacgtaagaatgcctgtctctttatttggtttgaagataattgagacctgtggaaccttccccttgggggtagttccttgaattccaggagataaccttgagaaactatttctagcgcccaaggatcctgaacatctcttgcccaagcctgagcaaagagagaaagtctgccccccactagatccggtcccggatcgggggctatcccttcatgctgttttggtagcagtggtaggcttcttggcctgcttacccttgttccagacttgcattggtttccaggctggtttgggttgtgaagtattaccctcttgcttagaggatacagaattagagactggtccgtttctgcgaaagggacgaaaattaggcttattattagccttaaaagacctatcctgtgggagggcgtggccctttcccccagtgatgtctgaaataatctctttcaaatcaggtccaaataatgttttacctttgaaaggaatgttaagcaattttgtcttggaagacacatccgctgaccaagactttagccaaagcactctgcgcgccacgacagcaaaccctgaatttttcgccgctaatctagctaattgcaaagcggcatctaaaacaaaagagttagccaatttaagtgcttgaactctgtccataacctcctcatacgaagattctttactgagcaatttttctagttcctcgaaccagaaacacgctgccgtagtgacaggaacaatgcatgaaattggttgtagaaggtaaccttgctgtacaaaaatctttttaagcaaaccctctaatttcttatccataggatctttgaaagcacaactatcttcgataggaatagtagtgcgtttgtttagagtagaaaccgccccctcgaccttggggactgtctgccataagtcctttctggggtcgactataggaaataatttcttaaatatagggggggggaacaaaaggtatgccgggcctttcccactctttatttactatgtccgccacccgcttgggtataggaaaagcgtcggggggcaccggaacctctaggaacttgtccatcttacataatttctctggaatgaccaaattgtcacaatcatacagagtagataacacctccttaagcagtgcgcggagatgttctaatttaaatttaaatgtcacaacatcaggatcagcttgatgagaaatttttcctgaatctgaaatttctccatcagacaaaacctccctcatggccccttgagattggtgtgagggtatgtcagaacagttatcatcagcgtcctcttgctcttcagtgtttaaaacagagcaatcgcgctttctctgataagtaggcattttggataaaagatttgctatggagttatccattacagccgttaattgttgcatggtaataagtattggcgcactagatgtactaggggcctcctgtgtgggcataactggtgtagacacagtaggggatgatgtagtatcatgtttactcccctcatttgaggaatcatcttgggcaatatcatctgttgcattactgtccttactttgtttggacactatggcacaattatcacataaatttaaatggggagacacattggctttcatacatatagaacatagcttatctgatggtacagacatgttaaacaggcttaaacttgtcaacaaagcacaaaaaacgttttaaaataaaaccgttactgtcactttaaatttcaaactgaaaacactttattactgaatatgtgaaaaagtatgaaggaattgttcaaaattcaccaaaatttcaccacagtgtcttaaagcattaaaagtattgcacaccaaatttcagagctttaacccttaaattaacggaaccggagccgtttttacatttaacccctatacagtcccagaatgaggctctgtctataactagaaaggcccccatttgaaaaaggtgtccaacacagtgcctgccgtttttctaaacgttccccaagattataataccaataattagttagaatctgcataatatgcctagtaaagcaattgttttagcccagaaaaatgtctaccagtttttaagccctttttgaagccctttattcttttatgtttaactaagaaaatggcttaccggtccccatgaggggaaatgacagccttccagcattacatggtcttgttagaaatatggctagtcataccttaagcagaaaagactgctaactgtttcccccaactgaagttacttcatctcaacagtcctgtgtggaaacagcaatcgattttagttactgtctgctaaaatcatcttcctcttacaaacagaaatcttcatccttttctgtttcagagtaaatagtacataccagcactattttaaaattacaaacacttgatagaagaataaaactacatttaaacaccaaaaaactcttaaccatctccgtggagatgttgcctgtgcaacggcaaagagaatgactggggtgggcggagcctaggagggatcatgtgaccagctttgctgggactctttgccatttcctgttggggaagagaatatcccacaagtaaggatgacgccgtggaccggacacaccaatgttggagaaaagacaaggCATCCACACCCGAAGCCTGGACAATGCTCAGCAGCGTAGGAGGATGCGCACGTTAAAACAAAGTGGCTAAAAGGGAGATTAGCACGTTAAAAACCCGATGTGCACTAACCCGAAAAACAACACCCCTGAGAATGCGAACCCCAACGTGCGTAATCCAGAGGACTCAATTGCTCTATCTTTAAATTTTGTGTACCATAAACCCAATAtacgcaataaaaacagaatttatacttactgataaatgtatttccttctggctgatgagagtccatagcttgataacatgtgggatatatttcagcctatcaggaggaggtctATAACCCTccctcacagagctttagcccctccaacctcctctccctctccagttTACGTATAGTCGAGCAGAGAGACagaaaaaaggtaggaaagacagaaagcagggttacgAGGGGCAAATGAGAACTGTCACCCATATACAAAAATAGGGTGggggctatggactctcatcagccagAAGGAACTACATTCATCAGTAAGTATAAATTCGTCTACACCCAGCATCCCTAGCAGCTCTTACAGGGCACATAAGGGGTTAAACTTGccagaataaaataacaaaatgccttAGAATCCACTCAATCAAATTCACCAGAGAAGGGAAAAGGTTGTCACTGAGAGGGTGTGGGGCTTATCACCATAAAAATATGTAGGCCCAAGTCTTGTGCAGTATTTTGAAATCaactgtcaaaatttaaaattgtgGGGGGAAACACCTTTCCTAAGGCCATTTGTGTCCTCCTGCCCAACTGTCCTGTGTGAGATCAAATTAATAACTGCACAGTgagagatttaactgataactTCACAAGGCAGTTACTGGCTCTATTAAAGAGATAGTACTCATTTgtagaaaaatgtataaataagGTTTTTGAGGTAAAAATGTTACATTGAGCTGCTGAGAAGTCCTAAGGATGCTAGATAAGAACTATCCTGTGCCTCATTCCCCTAAATACCATAGCCAACTTTTTTGTGAATCATGTTAAACAGATAGGTAAAGCTCATCAGGTGTAAGGTTGTGACCCCCAGGTATGTAGTACCTGAAAGCAGAGTACTATTGGatagctcctggactgtgtagtacatgagtcacttacctggactgaagcacccctccactggGTCTTACCAGCATGCTAAGGCCTTTATCCCTCACAGGTTGCTGATCCACTAGAGAGCACATCCAGTGCAAGTAACTGTACTGCAGAGGATACTGCGGATATACCTGTAACCCCTCAGGGGGAGGCTAGAGAACGGTCCCTGCAACGCCTGAGGCCAGTTATGGCTGTTAGATTACCCACTAGGGATCTGGAAAGCACATAACAGAGGTAATCCTCATCCCCTGTTTCATTCAGTCTTCTTAAATCTTCTTGGAGTAAAGTTGCCCAGAGGTACTGGGTCTCAGCTAGGTCTAAACCCACAAATCATATGAAAGTAATAAACTCTTAATAGTTGAGCACCTCTGAAATCTAtaacctctctcctcagaggccaaTAACAAactggagagagaggggaggtgggaggggctaaagctctgttagggttattgacctcctcctgataggctggactatatcccacatgttatgaagctatggactcatcagctaagaaggaaatatatataaTGATTCTTTCCCaaggatatatatattaaatatataactataaatgtCAAAAGTAGGCTACAGAGTGtcatataattaaaaatatgatACCAACAGACACTCGTagatagacaaaccagtactgaaacatatctgcAGAAATTATGGAATAGGAGCACCTCTTGTGTCTGCGACCACTATTGATACtcaaaatacatccctctgacaaacactgtatctGAGGGGAAAACAGGCCTCAAAATAGACTGAAAGCCCCTCCCGCTGAAGAATAAAATGCtcctcttcattcttcaaccacctcaagcagaggcaaaaacaagactgaggtacctgtgaggtgggatggattttatagagctctttgggtttgggaatctttgtatTCTTCTTGTGGTAGGGATGAGTAATTGATAGTGGACTCTCCTCacctgtataaaatatatatattttttatttgtgtaaaacagAAGTTGCTTACTGAGAAACCCCCCCAACAACTTTAAGAATTGTGAGTCATGTAATAGTCCACTAATAGAGCAGTGGGAGTTCTGTTTATTAGACATTGATCAATCAGTTCTTAAGGCCCAGCTGTACATAGATATATGCACTATTAACTTAAAAATGCCTTCACATAACCTTTTTCATACAGAaaacaatttttaatatttttgaataaatgtgacaatttttattttatttgatattacTCTTTTCTTTAAACGTTATGAAAAAAGTATTTTCAAAACTAATTTTCTTTTTAAAGCAGGTGCTATTTTTTATCAATCAagacacaatacatttttttcctcttTGAATGGAATAAAGCAATCCCATCCCTCACTTATCCAACTTCATACACCATATTTAAATTTGTCCAGATGCacataataaattgtttaaaaaggtTTTGAATATATATTGTACTTGCTTTCTAAGAACATGTTATTTAAGTATGTAAGATGTGAGTGTGGCAAATTATTTCATTATAGTCAAGTAGGTTTTCaagactttagataattttattttgtattaactGTGTTTAAATGGGTATTGGTGTCTTTCAGGAGACAGGTGGAACATAAATTGTGAATAGAAATCAGTAAAATGAGGAATTGAGATGAATAATCCTTATGACTAGTTCAAAGCCAATAAAAAGTGTGTAACGTCTTAACACTACTATTGGTAAAAGTGAGGGTTTGTGTGAATCTGAGAGCACCCTAATAAACTGTTACTAGCTGCATCAACGTTGTTTAGTGAAAGAAAGCTAAAAATGTTTGTGATCAAACCCTTAAAAATGAATACAACTGGTAAACTGTGAGATCAGttatacattaaaatacattaatggactGCTTGGCAGTGAACAGGTtgtgtatttaatttattattaattgacattaaggtttactaaaaaattttcatAACATATGGGAGAATAGAAAATTTaagacaaagtcaaaattaaacatttatgtttcagacagaacatgcagctTTAAAAACCTTttgaatttacttgtattatattgtatttgttCTTCCTGTATCCTTTGTAACCTCATCTACGATGTTACTACGAGATGGCTACAAGTGCACGctactgagctcacctaggattgctctttaacaaacaataccaaaggaaataagcaaaattgataatagaagcaagttgaaaagttgtttaaaactttgtGCTCTATCCAATCCAGTTAAGTTAATTTTAGACTATGCCTTTAAGAACACATTGGATTGTCATTGTTTTGTAGAAGTTTACATTTTTCTAGGAAAACAGATCCCTGCATGCATTATCCCTGCTTGCTTGTACAGTTACTAGACACTATCCttcattatatttaaattacaTCTGCACATTAATTTAACACAGATATGCTTTCACGGAAAGAGACCTCAATGAGTGTTCAAGGAAAGGACACTGcataaaaccaaaatattttctaaTTAACTTGGTAAAAGAGGTTTGAACGAAATATCTAGTTCGCTGGAACATTTAGAGAATAATACTGTTGTGCTCTGTGCAAGCTGGTGGTGAATTAAAATATCTCACAATGATATAGGCTTTTTTACATGCACATTTTTCCATATAGTTTGAAACATAAAAGGGTTTTGATTCAAACCAATCAGAATCCTTCATGTGGCAAAATACAGGAAATTCACTCATGCAGAAACAAAGAAATCCAAACTGACAGACTTCTGCATCAAGAAAACTCTGTCTCAGCCTTGTGATTAGCAGACGTAGCTGGAATGCCAGCACTTCTTGTGTCTGCATTGCAATAATACGATAGATCCATCCCTGTGAAATACTGCTCTTTACAGCCCCAAAGACTTCTGCACAGTCTGCCTGGCGATCTTGTTAAACTGCTCCCGATCTTCTCTCCACATTTTGGATGCATCTACATTGGCTCCACTTTCATCATTGGGTTCTGAAAAGAGAAAaggcagaatgtttttttttttgcaaacaaggAGACCACTGGTAACTACTGCTGGTGTCTAGAATtaaaaaaggaacattaaacctgGAATTGATCTCCCATAAAATGTTTGCTTATGAATGGTAAAAAAAATTGATGTAATGtacttttcattatttatgttaTCCATTATTAATGTAATTAAACTTTGAAATTAAGAGGCTGGTGGATCTTGAAGGATTCTGAATGCTGCAGCACAACGTGTTTGCTTTATCAGTGCATATCTGTCACTAATTGTCCTGTAAAAGTGACTTGCTCTAACAAAATATGAAAGACAAAACGCACCAGCTAGCATGCTCACAACTGAAAGCAATATCTTCTCCACACTTTGGACTGGACTCCACCTCTCTGCACTGCTCTCATAACCCATTGGATCATCTCCTGGAGCATGGAGAATGGAGATGCAGACTCTTCCATCTGGATATACTGGAGACAAAAACAAAAGGagttttatttaaatggacataatactcatatgctaaatcacttgaaaataatGCTggataactaaaaagctgacaagaaaatatcacctgagcatctatatggaaaaaggaagatatttttacatcacaatttcttcagttcaccagagtaagtgctgtgtaaacagttatacttcagctgctgtcgagctgcaaggtaaaatatcttccttttttatgattaaataatttttattaacatgaAATTTTACATGCCGTATACATATATTCACATCTGTGAAACACCAAGTACATAATTA
This genomic window contains:
- the UBE2G2 gene encoding ubiquitin-conjugating enzyme E2 G2, whose product is MAGTALKRLMAEYKQLTLNPPEGIVAGPINEENFFEWEALIMGPEDTCFECGVFPAILSFPLDYPLSPPKMRFTCEMFHPNIYPDGRVCISILHAPGDDPMGYESSAERWSPVQSVEKILLSVVSMLAEPNDESGANVDASKMWREDREQFNKIARQTVQKSLGL